The following are from one region of the Mangifera indica cultivar Alphonso chromosome 14, CATAS_Mindica_2.1, whole genome shotgun sequence genome:
- the LOC123196005 gene encoding calcium-binding protein PBP1-like, translated as MEGISKKAGFEDLLPVMADQLGGEGLIRELCKGFEALMDKEKEVITIESLKKNSALLGLQGLRDDELVSMVEEGDLDGDGALNEMEFCVLMFRLSPQLMEESQFWLEEALEEELKKAGF; from the coding sequence ATGGAGGGGATAAGCAAGAAGGCCGGTTTTGAGGATCTGTTGCCTGTAATGGCAGATCAGTTAGGCGGTGAAGGTCTGATAAGGGAGCTTTGTAAAGGGTTCGAGGCATTGATGGATAAAGAAAAGGAGGTCATCACGATAGAGAGTTTGAAGAAGAACTCTGCTCTTCTGGGGTTGCAAGGACTGAGAGATGATGAGCTTGTCAGCATGGTTGAAGAAGGTGATCTTGATGGTGATGGTGCCTTAAACGAAATGGAGTTTTGCGTCTTGATGTTCAGATTAAGCCCTCAGTTAATGGAAGAGTCACAGTTTTGGCTTGAAGAAGCATTAGAGGAGGAGCTGAAGAAAGCCGGGTTTTGA